GACGAGCGGAAAGATGTTGCCGGTGCCGTCCACCGTCGCGTCCGCAGCACCGTCACAGTCCTCATCGAACCCGTTGCACCACTCGGCGGATGGGTAGACGGCACCGACGCACGTCCGCACGCCGTCCGCGCACAGCGTCGTGCCAGTTCGACACACGCCGATGCCTTCCGTGCTTTCCGGACCGTTGTAGCACACGACCATGGGGATGCCCTCATCCGTGTTGCCGTCGCAGTCATTGTCCACGCCGTCGCACGTCTCGGTCGTCGCGTCGCCGGGTGCAACGCTGCACGCGATCGCCGTATCGCCCGCACAGCCCCACACGCCTGTGCGCTCACAGACACCGCGGCCCACGTCACACTCCTCACCAAGGAGCAGGGACCATGGCTCGTCTACGTCGCCGTCGCAGTCGTTGTCCGCGCCGTCGCAGACCTCATCGGGAAAGCCGTCATCCACGGCATCGTTGCAATCGTTATCGAGACCGTCGCAGACCTCATCGGTTGGCTCGATCTCGATCGCGATGACTGTGGGGACACCGCCGATGCACGCCGTCACGCCCTGCTGGCATGCGCCGACATTCGTGCCCGTGATGTCTGGAACGAGGTCGTCGAGCTCGTCTGTTGCGCCATCGCAGTCGTTGTCCACGCCGTCGCAACGCTCGGTCGTCATGCTACCGGACGCAACGCTGCACGCGATTGCCGTGTCGCCTGCGCAGCTCCACACGCCCGTCCGCTCGCACGCGCCACGACCCACGCTGCACTCCTCGTCAACGAGGAGCGACCACGGCTCATCGGTGTCACCGTCGCAGTCGTTGTCCACGCCGTCGCAGACCTCCTGGGAAGGAAACGTGCCGGAGCACAGACCCCATGCGCGAGCGATGCAGTCCTGCACGCCCTCGATGCACGTGCCGCTCGTGAAGGCGCAGGGCCGCTCGATGCCCGTGTCGCAACAGCCGTCTACACCCTCATCGGTGTTGCCATCGCAATCGTTGTCGGTGCCATCACACGTCTCGTCCACGGGCACCATGATCTCCGCATCGCACACCGCACCGCTCCCGTCTGGCGCACAGCGCATCTCGCCCGTACGCTCGCACGCGCCAGTGCCGATGGAACAAGTATCCCCGATGACCGCATCCCACGGCTCATCGGTGAACCCGTCGCAGTCGTTGTCCGCGCCGTCGCAAACTTCTGCGGATACATCACCCGCCACGACATCGCAGTCGCAATGCATACCGTCTGCCGAGCACACCGACGTGCCGGATCGTTGGCAGACACCGCGTCCCACGGTGCAGGGTTCACCGACGCAGCCGAACTGCTCGTCGGTGTTGCCGTCGCAGTCGTTGTCTGCGCCGTCGCAGAGGTCCGGCTCGGGCATGGTGCCGGAGCACGCGCCCCAGGAGAACGTCGCATCGCACCACTGCTCACCGGCGACGCACGCGCCCTCGCCAGTGGAGCACGACACGCGCGTATCGGGGATGCAGCAGTCGAGGAGACCTTCGTCCACGGTACCGTCGCAGTCGTTGTCGTCGCCGTCGCAGGCCTCGTCCGTCGGTTCGAGCCCGGAGCACGCGCCCCACGCGCGAGCGATGCACTCCTGCGTGCCGGTCGTGCACTGACCGATCTCCGTCGAGCACGCGCGCGTGAGGCCCGTCTGGCAGCAGCCATCGCCGAGCCCGTCATCGCGCTCGCCGTTGCAGTCGTTGTCGATCCCATCGCACATCTCCGCGGACGGGTCGCCGGGCACCGCGCCGCAGACAACGCTGAACCCATCTGCCGTACACACCGTCACACCGTCCGCACGACAGGGGCCGATGCCGACGCTGCACGGAATGCCGAGCATCGCCGCGTAGAGCTCATCCACGGTGCCGTCGCAGTTATTATCGCGGCCGTCGCAGAAGTCCGGTGATGGGAGAGTGCCGGTGCAGGACTGCCACTTCTGATCCGCACCGCACCGCTGCTCGCCCACGACGCACGTCCCGACCATCGTCGAGCACGAAGTGATGGTCCCGGGCTGACAGCAATCCACGATGTCCTCATCCACCGCACCGTCGCAGTCATTGTCCACGGTATCGCAGACCTCCGCTGCGGGCATGGTGCCCGTGCACGTCCCCCATGCGCGCCCCGCATCGCACCGCTGCCGACCAATCGTGCATGCACCGATCTCGGTGCTGCAGTAGCGTTCGGTATCCGGCACGCAGCACGCGTCGCCAAACCCATCGTCTACGACACCGTCGCAATTGTTGTCGAGACCGTCGCAGATCTCCGCAGATGCGTCGCCGGGCATCGCATCGCAGACGACACGAAACCCGTCATCGCTGCACACGGTTGTCCCATTGCGCTGGCACGGCCCGACGCCCACGGTACACGGAGTACTGAGCTCATCCATGAACAACTCATCTACCTCGCCGTCGCAGTTGTTGTCGAGACCGTCGCAGAGGTCAACGGTTGGGATGCCAGGTTCTGCGTTGCATGCGGTCCCACCGCCGCGCGGCGCGCAGGTGATGGTACCCATGGCGCGGCACACCCCCTCGCCGACCGCGCACGCGGTCCCGAGGTCGCCGAAATCCTCGTCCGTCGCGCCGTCGCAATCGTTATCGAGATCGTCACAGGCCTCATTCTTGGAGTGCTGCGCCTGCTGGATGGTATCTTCAACACCTGTGACGCAGGTGACGATCTCCTCCTGGCACTCGCCAACAGCGGTGCCGAAGTGTCGCTCATTGAGATCCTCGTCTGTCGCACCGTCGCAGTCATCATCGCGCCCGTTGCAGACCTCCGCAACCGGTGCGCCAGCCGTCACGCTACAGCGCGGGGCACTGCCGTCCGTCGCACAGAGCGTCTCGCCCGTGCGCTCGCACGCGCCAACCCCCACGCTGCACGACTCGCCGAGTCCATCAAATCCCTCGTCCACCTCGCCATCGCAGTCGTTGTCCGCGCCATCGCAGACCTCGTCGCTGCCACAGCGAAGCGCCCACTGTGCGTCGTCGAGACACACCGCGCCGAGCGATGTCTGCGCGCACCGGTACCTGGTGGCGCACGCGCCGTCCGCATCACAGGCGAGATAGTCACTCAAAGGGCCAAAGTCCATGGCGCACGCACCCACGAGGGATGTGAGCGCCGCCATCACCACATATCTTCGCATCACGTCCTCCGTCGTTCCGTTGTTCTGTTGTGAAGGAGCTCCTCTTCCCCGCTCAACCCCATGTTGCCATGGGGTTGAGCGGGGAAGAGGCGCGTCGCAACGCGCCTCATGGAGCAGCTCCACCGGTGTCCTCATCTTCCATGATGAGGAGGACGATCGCGGTGATCGCAACGCTCGCACCAACTCCCAAGAGGATGTTCGCTCGCACGCCGGCAGCTTCGCCCTGCTCCTTCGCCGCGACCGCCTCGAGCTGTGTCGCGGCAATCGAGAATCCCTCCTGCGCAGACACCGTCTCCCATCCCTGCCACGCGCCGAGTCCGATTCCCGCGAGTCCGAGCGCGACACCGGACCACTCGGCGATCACGAGGCCGTAGGATGGTTTCTCCGGCACGTCAAAGTCACGGAATGGAGGTGTCAACGGTGCGCGCGAAGGGTCGGAATGATCCACGTCCGTTGCGGGTGGCGGATCGTCCTGACGAGATGGCGGGACAGTCATCACCGCATTGTTCGGCGGAGATGGGAGGTCCTCGACAGCAGGAACGATGTGCTCGTCCGACGCATCTGCTCCCTGCGTGCGCATCGTGCGAAAGAATTGCTCCGCCTGTCGCTTGAATTCCCGCGTGAGCACTCCCGCACCACCGGAAACCTCGAAGGTTGCTCGGTCGCTCACCGTCGAGCTCGCGACACGCACGCGGAACAGCGTCGCCTGGAACACCGTCACCTCCAGCCGATCAATGGAGACCATGACGATGGACTGCACGCGCAGCGTGCTGCCGATCTGCGCGAGGCACAGGATATCCATTGCGCATCCTTGGACGGCAACGACTGGCGAGAAGCCGAGCAGGCGTTCCGCATCGGTGATGGAAACGATATCGCCAAGCTGTCCCTCAAGGTGCGCGGTTACGAGGAGGATAGACGAGAGCTCCTCCGCCGTCGCTCCGGCAATCGCACCGTTCGCTATGACTGGCACCACGAAGGTGCGCTCGCGGGGTTCTTTCGCCTCAGCACTGCCGATCACGCTCGTCATGAAGACGAGGGCGATTGTACGCGCACACCACGTTCGCAGAAACTGCATGGAAATCCTCCTCTCCGTACTCTCTCCTCCAAAGGACTTGCGCTGAGGATACCCTGCGTGCGGCGCATCGTCAAACGCGCGCCTGCGCGGCGCGGACGGTCTGCGCGAGGAGCATGGCGACGGTGACGGGTCCCACGCCACCCGGGACCGGCGTGAGTGCGCCTGCGACCTCCGCGACATCCAGCGCGACGTCACCGACGACCTTCCCGTTCACGCGCGCCCACCCGACATCAATGACCGTTGCGCCTGCGGCAACCATCTCGCGTGTCACCATCCCGGGCTTGCCAGAGGCCACGATGAGGAGCTCGGCGTTGCGGCATGCATCGGCGAGCGCGGCCGTCTTCGTGTGTGCAATCGTCACCGTCGCATCGCGGGCTAAGAGCATCCCTGCGAGCGGGAGACCGACAAGACGCGACCTCCCAACGATCGTGGTGCGTACTCCGACAATCGGTATGTGGTAAAAATCGAGGATGCTGAGTACCGCCGCAGCGGTTGCTGCGCGAAATCCCGGCTCGTTGAGGTACGCTGCAGCGATATTCGCGGAGGTAAGTCCATCCACATCCTTTGATGGATCAATAGCATCGAGAACGGCGTGCATGGCGATGGCACGAACGAGCGGGAGCTGTACGATGATGCCGTCCACCGAATCGTCATCGCTCCAACGCCGCACCCGTGCGACGAGTGCATCGGTCGTGCGCGATTGCTCTGGTACTGCGTCCACCGTGCAGCGCATGCCGACCTGCTCGACCATGCTCATTTTCTTTGCCACGTACGTCCGTGACTCCTCCCGATCTGTGGCGAGTACGACCACGAGATGTGGCGGTCGCACACACACCGATACGTCCGCGCGCACGCGCGCGAGTATCGCATCTGCAACGGGTTGACCACGAAGTACGGTCATAGAGCGATCGCTGCACCGATCTCGCAAATAGTGCGCAGATACATGCACGTATACGGCGACAAACAACTTAGGACACCTACGAATGATCTGTGCGAATCTGCGCAGTGATCTCCTTAAACGCCCACACACGGTACATGGTGAAATTCCAAAGCACGACGAGCGGTGCCGCGAGTAGCTTTGCGAGAAGGTCGAGGATCCCGAGCGTGGCAACACCAAGCGCGAGCATCCCCTGCTCGATCCCAAGACCCACGACGGTGACGAGTATGAATTTCGCATACTGCACTCCGTAGCGCCGCTCGCGGTTCCCAAAACTCCATCGTTTGTTCCAGAAGAAACTCCACGTGACAGCCACAACGAACGCGAGCGCGTTCGCGGCGAGGTAATGCGCACGCCAGAACGTGGTTCCCCGCGTGAGCGCAGCGTACATACCAAAATTCAGCGCCGTATTGCTGACGCCGATCGTCGCGTAGCGAATAAATGATCTGCGCAGTTCAGCGTTTACCAAGTCGGCGATACGCATAGTGGACGATGAGTGCAATACATGCCAGTGTGACCGTCACGAGTGCGAGGAGCACAAAGAGCTGCTGCGTTGCGTGCGGACCGGCAGTCCGTGCGATCCGTGGTGCCGCAACCGCCACCACTCCCGACGTCACCAGTATTGATCCGAGCACGGTGAGTGTTGCGCGTTCAATCCAATCCATACCGCGATGGCTCGACTCGCTGAACCGATCGTGGAAAGGAAACGCAATGTACGAAAGTGCAACACCCGGCAGCACGAACGTGAGGAGGACACCAACGACCACTTTGCCGACACGGAGCAGCACGGGAATATCCATAGGTTCTCTCACACGAGACGCAACAACCGCCGCACACCGTCAGGCATGCACGATCAACCCATCAGCGTGCACGCGCAAGCTGGGGGCAAGATGACGTGCATACGTGAGCTGATGCAGGAGGATGGGAATTTCTTCCAACCGATCAGCAATGCGTACACCGGCATCGGCGAACGCAGCGACTTTTGACCGATAACTCCCACAACCAGCCGCAACGATCGCTCCCGCGTGGCCGAGGGTCGTCCCGATCGGCAGGGTCTCCGTAAAACGTCCCGCAACGACGGCCACGACCGGCTTCGTCCATACACCGGAAGCGAGATACGCTGCTGCAAGCTCCTCGTAGGCACCGCCGATCTCACCAAAGAGCACGACAGCATCCGTATCTTCATCATCCCGAAATGCACGGAGCATGTCCACGAAATCCGATCCAATGAGCACGTCGCCACCGATACCGACGGCCGTCGAGATACCGAGGCCCGCTCGCCGAAGCGTGACGGCAATCTCTGCGGTCATGCCACCACTCTTGGAGAGCACCCCCGTACGCCCAGGCGTAAACACCTCCGCAATCTCCGATGAACCGATGGCACCCACCTTGCCCTTCCCCGGTGAAATGATCCCGACCGAACTTGGACCAACGACGCGTACCTGTGCGATCCGCGATGCCGCGATGATGCGCGCGCTATCCGCAACTGGTACGTGCTCGGTCATAATGACGATGAGCGGAATGCCCGCCGCAATCGCCTCGATCGCGGCGGCGTAGACGTGCGATGCCGGAACCACAATGAGCGATGTCGTGATCGCAGGATGCACACGAAGTGCATCGATCACCGTGTCAAAAACCGGTACGCCGTGGACGCGCTCGCCCGCCTTGCCAGGCCGTACGCCTGCGAGCACCACGGTTCCGTACGCGAGCATCTCTTTCGTCGCTCGACTCCCCTCACTCCCCGTGATGCCTTGAACGAGCACGCGTGTGTGTTCATGCACGAGAATAGCCATATCCTGCTCCTATTGGTACGCGAGCTTACACATGATACGCGCGCTCTCCTCCATGGGCGTGGCGGAATCAAACGTATACATCTGATACCCTTCATGCGCCGCGGCATCCTGAAGCATGGCGAACGCCTCCGTCTTTCGCGGGCCATCGCGACGCACGACGATGGGATACGTCGGCCGTGGCAGTATCCTGCGTAACCCATCGAGGAACCCCTGCATCGTTCCGAGGATATCGGTGAAATTCGCCGTCCCACCAATAACCCAGCACCCGCGCAGTCCTTCTTGTGCAAGGACACGTATCGTGAGATCACGCACGACATCGGCGGATGGATTCCCGGAGTACTCAGCGTAATTCGCGGGGCGACCGCCGTGTGCCATGAGTGCATCAACGTTGAGGAGTGAAGCACCGCCGCCGGACGCGATGATGGCGATATCGCCACCCAGCGAAAGGAAGCGTCGCTCCTGCGGCCGCAGGATATCATCGTCAACGATCACCTTCGCATCGCCCGCGATACACCGTCCATCTGGTGTCATGAAGAGC
This genomic stretch from bacterium harbors:
- a CDS encoding MopE-related protein, whose translation is MRRYVVMAALTSLVGACAMDFGPLSDYLACDADGACATRYRCAQTSLGAVCLDDAQWALRCGSDEVCDGADNDCDGEVDEGFDGLGESCSVGVGACERTGETLCATDGSAPRCSVTAGAPVAEVCNGRDDDCDGATDEDLNERHFGTAVGECQEEIVTCVTGVEDTIQQAQHSKNEACDDLDNDCDGATDEDFGDLGTACAVGEGVCRAMGTITCAPRGGGTACNAEPGIPTVDLCDGLDNNCDGEVDELFMDELSTPCTVGVGPCQRNGTTVCSDDGFRVVCDAMPGDASAEICDGLDNNCDGVVDDGFGDACCVPDTERYCSTEIGACTIGRQRCDAGRAWGTCTGTMPAAEVCDTVDNDCDGAVDEDIVDCCQPGTITSCSTMVGTCVVGEQRCGADQKWQSCTGTLPSPDFCDGRDNNCDGTVDELYAAMLGIPCSVGIGPCRADGVTVCTADGFSVVCGAVPGDPSAEMCDGIDNDCNGERDDGLGDGCCQTGLTRACSTEIGQCTTGTQECIARAWGACSGLEPTDEACDGDDNDCDGTVDEGLLDCCIPDTRVSCSTGEGACVAGEQWCDATFSWGACSGTMPEPDLCDGADNDCDGNTDEQFGCVGEPCTVGRGVCQRSGTSVCSADGMHCDCDVVAGDVSAEVCDGADNDCDGFTDEPWDAVIGDTCSIGTGACERTGEMRCAPDGSGAVCDAEIMVPVDETCDGTDNDCDGNTDEGVDGCCDTGIERPCAFTSGTCIEGVQDCIARAWGLCSGTFPSQEVCDGVDNDCDGDTDEPWSLLVDEECSVGRGACERTGVWSCAGDTAIACSVASGSMTTERCDGVDNDCDGATDELDDLVPDITGTNVGACQQGVTACIGGVPTVIAIEIEPTDEVCDGLDNDCNDAVDDGFPDEVCDGADNDCDGDVDEPWSLLLGEECDVGRGVCERTGVWGCAGDTAIACSVAPGDATTETCDGVDNDCDGNTDEGIPMVVCYNGPESTEGIGVCRTGTTLCADGVRTCVGAVYPSAEWCNGFDEDCDGAADATVDGTGNIFPLVQPCYSGPPDTLGIGACTNGLQTCMPYIGLAANVPVTQVPVYCSIEPDECRTAWWGVCDGEVLPTQEICGDTLDSDCDGRDNGMTFLEDFEDDCAMPEATVTSDVPLTCVQTPVDTEDPNRTPIGSRSLAVDVTYQEGTTQAVFEWPMLFCASDVVGGVRIFPQVMIGGANVGMLFQAMFATTALVRFAASSEYARVEVVHADGSSFMEDLGMVLAMGRWYHITWQFTEGERLAYFIDGVLVFETVLDVAIEGTRLRLVASSSTARIAMVIDEVSFVSPP
- a CDS encoding bifunctional 5,10-methylenetetrahydrofolate dehydrogenase/5,10-methenyltetrahydrofolate cyclohydrolase; amino-acid sequence: MTVLRGQPVADAILARVRADVSVCVRPPHLVVVLATDREESRTYVAKKMSMVEQVGMRCTVDAVPEQSRTTDALVARVRRWSDDDSVDGIIVQLPLVRAIAMHAVLDAIDPSKDVDGLTSANIAAAYLNEPGFRAATAAAVLSILDFYHIPIVGVRTTIVGRSRLVGLPLAGMLLARDATVTIAHTKTAALADACRNAELLIVASGKPGMVTREMVAAGATVIDVGWARVNGKVVGDVALDVAEVAGALTPVPGGVGPVTVAMLLAQTVRAAQARV
- a CDS encoding GtrA family protein; the protein is MRIADLVNAELRRSFIRYATIGVSNTALNFGMYAALTRGTTFWRAHYLAANALAFVVAVTWSFFWNKRWSFGNRERRYGVQYAKFILVTVVGLGIEQGMLALGVATLGILDLLAKLLAAPLVVLWNFTMYRVWAFKEITAQIRTDHS
- a CDS encoding succinate--CoA ligase subunit alpha; the protein is MAILVHEHTRVLVQGITGSEGSRATKEMLAYGTVVLAGVRPGKAGERVHGVPVFDTVIDALRVHPAITTSLIVVPASHVYAAAIEAIAAGIPLIVIMTEHVPVADSARIIAASRIAQVRVVGPSSVGIISPGKGKVGAIGSSEIAEVFTPGRTGVLSKSGGMTAEIAVTLRRAGLGISTAVGIGGDVLIGSDFVDMLRAFRDDEDTDAVVLFGEIGGAYEELAAAYLASGVWTKPVVAVVAGRFTETLPIGTTLGHAGAIVAAGCGSYRSKVAAFADAGVRIADRLEEIPILLHQLTYARHLAPSLRVHADGLIVHA